A region of the Variovorax sp. 54 genome:
CGTTCTTCACGTCGGGCGGCAGCTGGGCGAAGGTCTTGCCGAAACTCGGCAGGTACATCACGGGGTCGAAGCCGAAGCCGTTGTCGCCGATGGGCGCGGGCGCGATTTCGCCGACCACGCGGCCGACGGCAATGAGCGGCTCGGGGTCGTCGTGGCGGCGCAGCGCGACGAGCGTGCTCACGAGCGCGGCGCGGCGGTTGACCACGCCGTCGAGCTGTTCGAGCAGCGCCTTCACGTTGTTGGCATCGCCCTTGGCGTAGCCGAACTGCGTGGCGTAGTAAGCGGTATCGACACCCGGCAGGCCGCCGAAGGCATCGACGCACAGGCCGGCGTCGTCGGCAATGGCCGGCAGGCCGGTGGCGGCGCTGGCGTGGCGCGCCTTGGTGAGCGCGTTCTCGACGAAGGTGCGGAAAGGTTCTTCAGCCTCGCCCACGCCCAGCGCCGATTGCGGCACCAGGGTGACGGACAGCTCGGCAAACAGCTGCTGGAGTTCGGCGAGCTTGCCCGCGTTGTTGGAAGCCAGAACCAGTTTCATGGAAAGTCAAAAATGGCTGTGGCGCCCGATGGAGGGCGGGCGCCAGTAGCTGGTGGTTGTGGTCGTCGGTCGGTCAGTTCGAAAGCAGGGCTTGCTGCTGCAGGCTCACGAGTTCGCCGATGCCCTTTTCGGCCAGGCCAAGCAGGAGGTTCATTTCGTCGCGCGTGAAGGCCACGCCTTCGGCCGTGCCCTGCACTTCGACGAAGTGACCGGCGCCGGTCATGACGACGTTCATGTCGGTGTCGCAGGCCGAGTCTTCGGTGTATTCGAGGTCGAGCAGCGGCGTGCCGCCGACGATGCCCACCGAGATGGCGGCCACCTGGCCCTTGATGGGCGAGGTCTTGATGGCGCCGGAGGCCAGCAGCTTGTCGACGGCGTCCTGTGCGGCCACGAAGGCGCCGGTGATGGCCGCGGTGCGCGTGCCGCCGTCGGCCTGCAGCACATCGCAGTCGAGGTGGATGGTGCGTTCGCCGAGCGCGGCGAGGTCGAACACGGCGCGCATCGAGCGGCCGATGAGGCGCTGGATTTCCTGCGTGCGGCCGGTCTGCTTGCCCTTGGCGGCTTCGCGGCTGCTGCGGGTGTGGGTGGCGCGCGGCAGCATGCCGTATTCGGCCGTCACCCAGCCTTCGCCGCTGCCCTTCTTGTGCGGCGGCACTTTTTCTTCGACGGAGGCGGTGCACAGCACGCGGGTCTGGCCGAACTCGATGAGCACGGAGCCTTCGGCATGGATGGTGAAGCCGCGGGTGATGCGCACGGGGCGCAGCTGGTCGGCGGCGCGGCCGCCGCTTCGTGTGAAAGCAGTCATTTTTTGAAAGAGAAAACCGAAAGAAGAAAAAAGGGGAAAACTGCGCGCTCAGGTCTTGCGTGCAGCGGAGCGGCGGATGGCTTCGTTGATCTCGGCGATGGAGCGCTCGATGGCGTCTTCGTCGAGGTCGTCGATCTCGCTGTCGGACGGCATGCCGGCCTGGATGGTCGAGGCGAACACGCCGTCGTCGATGGTTTCGGTGGACACGCCGCGGTCGTCGCCGGGCGTCTCGGGCATTTCCCATTCGAGCGCGATGAGCGTCACGTTGTCGCTGTGGGCGCCGCCCTTGCGCAGCGCCATCTCGGCGAGGTCGGGCGCAGCGTCGGACACGGGCTTGCCGGACGACAGGGTGTGCACGATGACGGCGTCGTCGAGCACGCCCCAGACGCCATCGGAGCACAGCATGAGGCGGTCGCCGCGCTGCAGCGGCAGAGGCGCCGACACGTCGAACAGCGGCGTGGTGGGCGAGCCCAGGCAGGTCAGCAGCAGGTTGCGGTTGACGGGCGCGTCGGTGGCGCCATGGGGTTTGGGGCGCTCGGCGTGCGAGTGATCGCGCGTGCGGGTCAGCAGGCGGCCGTCGCGCACGACGTAGAGGCGCGAGTCGCCGCAATGCAGCCAGGTGGCGGTGGCGTTCTGCAGCACGGCCGCAACCACGGTGGTGCGGGGCGTGTCGAGCATCGCCTTGTGGCTGGCGTACCGCATGATCTGCTGGTGCGCCGACATGGCCGATTCGGCCAGGAAGGCCTTCACGTCCTTCACGGTGGGGCGGGCCTCGCGCTGGTACAGCGCGGCGATGGTCTGCAGCGCCAGCTGGGCCGCCACTTCGCCTTCCGGGTGACCGCCCATGCCATCGGCGAGCACGAACAGACCCGACTCCCGCGTGTAGCAGTAGCCCATGCGGTCTTCGTTCTTGACGCGGCCGCCCTTGCGGCTGACCTGGAACACGGAGAACTTCATGTCGATCAGGCCGGACGGGTGGTGGGCGCGACGGCGCGCGGCAGGCTCTTCTTGTCGAAGGAGCGGATGTTGTCGATCGACAGGCGCACCTTTTCGCCGACCGTGAGCTTGGTGTAGCGGCGCTCGCCTTCGCGGCTGAGTTCTTTTTGCAGCGCAAAGACCGACTGCGGGCGCGAGAGCGGGTCGAGCGACATGCACCATTCGACCACCTCGATGAGGTTGTCGGAATACACGCCGCGCAGGCGCGAGAGCGACAGGCTCAGGCGGTCTTTTTCGATGCGACGCGGCGCGTCGTTGGGCGGATAACCCTGCATGCAGGCGTAGATGCAGGCGCCGATGGCGTAGATGTCGGTCCAGGGGCCCATCGACGAATCGCGCCGGTACATCTCGGGGGCGGCGAAGCCGGGCGTGTACATGGGGCGGATGAAGATGCCTTCTTTGCTGAGCACTTCGCGCGCGGCGCCGAAGTCGATCAGCACGGCGCGGTCGTCGTCGGTGACGAAGATGTTGGCGGGCTTGATGTCCAGGTGCAGCATCTTGTACTGGTGGACGATGCGCAGGCCGCGCAGGATTTCGTCGAACAGCGAACGGATGGTCGACTCGCGGAACACCTTTTGCCGCTTCAGGTCGCGCGCCGTGACCACGAAATCCTGCAGGGTCGCGCCCTCCAGGTAGTTCATGACCATGTAGACGGTTTCGTTCTCGCGAAAGAAATTGAGCACGCTGACCACCGACGCATGCGAAATTTGCGCGAGCGAGCGGCCTTCTTCGAAAAAGCTCTTGAGCCCCAGGCGGTACAGCGACAGCTTCTCGGGCGGCACCTGCGGCGCCAGCTCGCCGGGGCCCCGGGTGGCGAGCGACGACGGCAGGTATTCCTTGACGGCCACCTGCTGGCCGTTCGGGTCGATCGCGAGGTAGACCACGCCGAAACCGCCTGCTGAAAGCCGGCGAACAACGCGATATCCGCCAATGACCGTATCGGGCAACAGGGGCGTAGGCTTGACCTTTGACATAATCCGGGAGTTTCGCCCGAAGGCGATGGTGCGGCAAGCGAACGCTGTACCGACGCCTCGGTGCTTGCAAGCAAAACCACAGTGAGGCGCAATGCCAGTTTACAG
Encoded here:
- a CDS encoding PP2C family protein-serine/threonine phosphatase, with product MKFSVFQVSRKGGRVKNEDRMGYCYTRESGLFVLADGMGGHPEGEVAAQLALQTIAALYQREARPTVKDVKAFLAESAMSAHQQIMRYASHKAMLDTPRTTVVAAVLQNATATWLHCGDSRLYVVRDGRLLTRTRDHSHAERPKPHGATDAPVNRNLLLTCLGSPTTPLFDVSAPLPLQRGDRLMLCSDGVWGVLDDAVIVHTLSSGKPVSDAAPDLAEMALRKGGAHSDNVTLIALEWEMPETPGDDRGVSTETIDDGVFASTIQAGMPSDSEIDDLDEDAIERSIAEINEAIRRSAARKT
- the rph gene encoding ribonuclease PH: MTAFTRSGGRAADQLRPVRITRGFTIHAEGSVLIEFGQTRVLCTASVEEKVPPHKKGSGEGWVTAEYGMLPRATHTRSSREAAKGKQTGRTQEIQRLIGRSMRAVFDLAALGERTIHLDCDVLQADGGTRTAAITGAFVAAQDAVDKLLASGAIKTSPIKGQVAAISVGIVGGTPLLDLEYTEDSACDTDMNVVMTGAGHFVEVQGTAEGVAFTRDEMNLLLGLAEKGIGELVSLQQQALLSN
- a CDS encoding serine/threonine protein kinase; amino-acid sequence: MSKVKPTPLLPDTVIGGYRVVRRLSAGGFGVVYLAIDPNGQQVAVKEYLPSSLATRGPGELAPQVPPEKLSLYRLGLKSFFEEGRSLAQISHASVVSVLNFFRENETVYMVMNYLEGATLQDFVVTARDLKRQKVFRESTIRSLFDEILRGLRIVHQYKMLHLDIKPANIFVTDDDRAVLIDFGAAREVLSKEGIFIRPMYTPGFAAPEMYRRDSSMGPWTDIYAIGACIYACMQGYPPNDAPRRIEKDRLSLSLSRLRGVYSDNLIEVVEWCMSLDPLSRPQSVFALQKELSREGERRYTKLTVGEKVRLSIDNIRSFDKKSLPRAVAPTTRPA
- a CDS encoding non-canonical purine NTP pyrophosphatase; this translates as MKLVLASNNAGKLAELQQLFAELSVTLVPQSALGVGEAEEPFRTFVENALTKARHASAATGLPAIADDAGLCVDAFGGLPGVDTAYYATQFGYAKGDANNVKALLEQLDGVVNRRAALVSTLVALRRHDDPEPLIAVGRVVGEIAPAPIGDNGFGFDPVMYLPSFGKTFAQLPPDVKNAHSHRGRAAQAMLALMRERWF